A stretch of Mucilaginibacter terrae DNA encodes these proteins:
- a CDS encoding SusC/RagA family TonB-linked outer membrane protein, with translation MAYLRIPQTDDYNSNTNYKRYNFRVNLDYEVTKTLSFSLLAGVRSERRTDPIGGGGGGSAAVLTSLFTLPPNAFPILNQDGTYGGTSVYQTNPLGQLQNSGVYKAITNVLQATISAKQKLDFVTPGLSANVFFSYDNYGNYTYGFTQNYAVTNQTLTPAQTFRTPAVLAYQFAGFGTSTKNNEVWAGFDYDRTTGDHKINASARAQQGTSAAVDRIDYNERLYVGRVDYGFKNRYFLGFTGSYSGSENYAPGRRFGFFPAGTIGWLASDEDFFKSVKAISYLKLRASYGRNGNIGPTYDANGNLVRLPYRALFTRGAGPILGSSFSSTTTAYEVSPTGNPLTTWEKINRLNVGADLGFFDNAINLSADYFNETRTDILGSSNLPGILGVGVSSVNSGKVNSKGVDMNVIYTKNFKSLNVSLNGNFTYAANKLLEQSLPGIISYQSPLGYNIGNVTSSGTKRFYVSDGLFQSQDEINASPKQSLSGLVVPGDIKYKDINGDNVIDSRDAVATNYTDIPNVYYGFGFNISYKLFDISTQFQGVSGRTVDIRPVVYAGPNALNQLSLDAWTPATAATAKFPRTALSDNANNNASSDFWLRSGNYIKLRTVELGVTLPQRLTYKLHMQRARFFVGGYNLLTFSKLKDYGIDPETTMAGRAGNYPYLKTYTLGLNVKF, from the coding sequence ATGGCTTATTTAAGAATACCCCAAACCGATGATTACAATTCAAACACCAATTACAAGCGTTACAACTTTAGGGTAAACCTTGATTATGAAGTAACTAAAACCTTAAGCTTTTCATTACTGGCCGGTGTGCGCAGCGAGCGCCGTACCGATCCTATAGGTGGCGGCGGAGGTGGTTCGGCGGCGGTGCTTACCAGTTTGTTTACGCTTCCGCCCAATGCTTTCCCTATACTAAACCAGGATGGCACTTATGGCGGTACATCGGTTTACCAAACCAACCCGCTGGGGCAGTTGCAAAATAGTGGTGTGTACAAGGCTATAACCAACGTATTACAGGCAACCATATCGGCTAAGCAAAAGCTCGATTTTGTGACTCCGGGTTTGTCGGCAAATGTGTTTTTTTCTTATGATAACTATGGCAACTACACTTACGGCTTTACCCAAAACTATGCAGTTACAAACCAAACTTTAACACCTGCGCAAACCTTCCGCACACCGGCGGTACTGGCTTACCAGTTTGCAGGTTTTGGTACAAGCACCAAAAATAACGAGGTGTGGGCCGGGTTTGATTACGACCGTACCACAGGCGATCATAAAATAAACGCTTCGGCCCGCGCACAACAGGGCACCAGTGCCGCGGTTGATCGTATTGATTACAACGAGCGCCTGTATGTTGGCCGTGTGGATTATGGCTTTAAAAACCGTTACTTTTTAGGCTTTACCGGCAGCTATTCGGGTTCTGAAAACTATGCACCCGGCCGCCGGTTTGGTTTCTTCCCGGCCGGAACAATAGGTTGGTTAGCCTCTGATGAGGATTTCTTTAAAAGCGTAAAAGCTATCAGTTATTTAAAGCTGCGTGCCTCCTATGGTCGTAATGGCAACATTGGCCCAACTTATGACGCCAATGGTAATCTGGTACGTTTGCCTTACCGCGCGTTATTTACCCGTGGCGCGGGACCAATTTTAGGTTCATCATTTTCAAGCACCACAACTGCTTACGAGGTAAGCCCAACAGGAAACCCTTTAACTACCTGGGAAAAAATTAACCGCCTTAACGTTGGTGCCGATTTAGGCTTTTTTGATAATGCCATTAACCTCTCTGCCGATTATTTTAACGAAACCCGTACCGATATTTTGGGCAGTTCAAACCTGCCGGGCATATTGGGTGTAGGGGTAAGTTCGGTTAACTCCGGCAAAGTTAACAGCAAGGGTGTTGATATGAATGTTATCTACACAAAAAACTTTAAAAGCCTGAATGTAAGCCTTAATGGTAACTTTACTTATGCAGCCAACAAACTGTTGGAGCAGTCGTTACCCGGAATTATTTCTTATCAATCACCACTGGGTTACAATATTGGTAACGTTACTTCATCAGGCACTAAACGCTTTTATGTATCTGATGGCCTGTTTCAGTCGCAGGATGAAATAAACGCCAGTCCTAAACAATCGCTTTCGGGTTTGGTAGTACCGGGAGACATTAAATACAAAGACATAAACGGCGATAATGTCATTGACAGCCGCGATGCCGTTGCCACCAATTATACTGATATCCCTAATGTATATTACGGTTTTGGCTTCAACATCAGCTATAAGCTGTTTGATATCAGCACACAGTTTCAGGGAGTGTCTGGCCGCACGGTCGACATTAGGCCGGTAGTTTATGCAGGTCCAAACGCGCTTAACCAGCTATCACTTGATGCATGGACACCCGCAACTGCAGCAACCGCGAAGTTTCCGCGCACGGCCTTAAGCGACAACGCTAACAATAATGCCAGCTCCGATTTTTGGCTGCGCTCGGGTAATTATATCAAACTGCGTACGGTAGAGCTTGGCGTAACGCTGCCACAAAGGCTAACCTACAAATTGCACATGCAACGTGCCCGCTTTTTTGTGGGAGGTTATAACCTGTTAACATTCTCAAAACTTAAAGATTACGGCATCGACCCTGAAACCACCATGGCAGGCAGGGCAGGCAATTATCCGTACCTCAAAACCTATACACTGGGACTTAATGTAAAATTTTAA
- a CDS encoding RagB/SusD family nutrient uptake outer membrane protein — MKTLKLSLLAIFVISATACKKDFLQRDVGIQTDIEKVFQDPLLASRYADNSYTFSINDYGRLSGYKGMTSQFSDESIANNAQTEVAVMNRGLFLDGGAADVNSIYTQMYRGIRNANVTLANMDKTPWTADFNANYIKGEQLYLRAYFYSELIKRYGGVVLLTKPQDFTEAADDQPRASFDATLNQILGDLDQAITLLPQTNADWPNPAAQANRATGAAAMALKARVLLFAASPLNNSANDVTKWKKAADAALDIINLNKFGLETSYANVLQLSSSREYIRIWPRGGRSYIGTYISDFLVPISYGGQQSNLSPTQNHVDLYEMNNGKAITDPTSGYNPQAPYTNRDPRFYVNILYNGVTWQGRAVQTWQTNPNASGTVTYGTDNGTAISITKTSYYLKRLWPETSRSGSTASALLNFVYYRYAEVLINYAEALNEAEGPVQAVYDAVDAIRQRAGMPKLPTGLTQAQMRDRIRNERAVEFAFEDMRWWDILRWKKGPELVAQPMKGMKVIKNADNSFTYNVVELPTFQKVFQDFMHLYPIPRAEMNKTSGALKQNPGWN, encoded by the coding sequence ATGAAAACTTTAAAGCTATCACTGCTTGCTATATTCGTCATATCGGCCACTGCTTGTAAAAAAGACTTTTTGCAACGCGACGTAGGCATTCAAACCGATATTGAGAAGGTTTTTCAAGACCCGCTGCTGGCATCACGCTATGCCGATAACAGCTACACTTTCAGCATAAATGATTACGGCCGTTTGAGCGGCTATAAGGGCATGACCTCGCAGTTTTCTGACGAGTCGATAGCCAACAATGCCCAAACCGAGGTTGCGGTGATGAACCGCGGGCTTTTTTTGGATGGCGGTGCAGCCGATGTTAACAGCATTTACACGCAAATGTATCGTGGTATACGTAATGCGAACGTTACGCTGGCCAATATGGATAAAACACCATGGACGGCTGATTTTAACGCCAATTACATCAAAGGCGAGCAATTGTACCTGCGTGCTTACTTTTATTCGGAACTGATTAAACGTTACGGTGGCGTAGTATTGCTTACTAAACCCCAGGATTTTACCGAGGCTGCCGATGACCAGCCACGCGCCTCGTTTGACGCTACTCTTAACCAGATACTGGGCGATTTAGACCAGGCCATAACGTTATTACCGCAAACCAACGCCGATTGGCCCAACCCTGCAGCGCAAGCTAATCGCGCAACCGGTGCTGCTGCAATGGCACTTAAAGCCCGTGTATTGTTATTTGCTGCAAGTCCGCTTAATAACTCAGCCAATGATGTAACCAAGTGGAAAAAAGCTGCCGATGCAGCTTTGGACATTATTAATTTAAACAAGTTTGGGCTCGAAACCAGCTATGCCAACGTCTTACAGTTATCGTCGTCACGCGAGTATATCCGTATATGGCCACGCGGCGGTCGCTCGTACATTGGTACTTACATCAGCGATTTTTTGGTGCCTATCAGTTATGGTGGTCAGCAGTCTAATCTATCTCCTACACAAAACCATGTTGATTTGTATGAGATGAACAACGGTAAGGCTATAACGGATCCAACATCGGGCTATAATCCGCAAGCGCCATATACCAACCGCGACCCGCGCTTTTATGTAAACATACTTTATAACGGCGTTACCTGGCAGGGTAGGGCGGTGCAAACCTGGCAAACCAATCCAAATGCATCCGGAACCGTTACTTATGGCACCGATAATGGTACGGCTATTTCCATCACCAAAACCAGTTATTACCTCAAACGCCTTTGGCCCGAAACATCACGCTCCGGCTCAACCGCCAGTGCTTTGCTCAACTTTGTGTATTACCGCTACGCAGAAGTGCTGATTAACTATGCCGAAGCGCTTAACGAGGCCGAAGGCCCTGTACAAGCCGTTTACGATGCGGTGGATGCCATCAGGCAGCGTGCCGGTATGCCCAAATTGCCAACCGGCTTAACCCAGGCACAAATGCGCGACCGTATACGTAACGAGCGTGCCGTTGAGTTTGCTTTTGAGGATATGCGCTGGTGGGATATACTCCGCTGGAAGAAAGGTCCCGAACTGGTAGCGCAACCCATGAAAGGAATGAAGGTGATTAAAAATGCCGATAATTCTTTCACTTATAATGTGGTTGAACTACCCACTTTCCAAAAGGTGTTTCAGGATTTTATGCACCTGTATCCCATCCCTCGTGCTGAAATGAATAAAACCTCGGGTGCCTTGAAGCAAAATCCGGGTTGGAATTAA
- a CDS encoding TonB-dependent receptor plug domain-containing protein: MTRYIKCFGLFMSLSVLLMSLGIQAQTLSIKTYDGKITNTKGAAVDAVEVTVMGTNVRASSNRSGEFAIKCMAEDSLVFKRDGYKELHVAVKDQPHLNVVLTGTNGSGYYDEIVDIPFGKRTRRELNYAVSAFKTDDFPKIPVSNLSSMLAGRFSGLLVQQTGSQPGTENLTFQVRGKSSYAQGSNPVLLVDGVERDFSDMDLNEIESVTVLKDAAALNWYGLIGGNGVILVNTRHGRANQNFINFDIQGGFQKVENLIKPLNSYNFATLYNQGLTNAGQAPAYDQAALTAYQNQSNPYLFPDNNYIDRFLNKTAPVQRYAVSLGGGSEKIRYFTNISYYDQNGLFKNTPNR; encoded by the coding sequence ATGACAAGATATATAAAGTGTTTTGGTTTGTTCATGAGCCTCTCAGTACTGCTGATGAGCCTCGGGATACAAGCCCAGACCCTGAGCATTAAAACTTACGACGGCAAAATTACCAATACCAAAGGTGCTGCTGTTGACGCCGTAGAAGTTACGGTGATGGGCACTAACGTACGCGCAAGCTCGAACAGGAGTGGTGAGTTTGCCATTAAATGCATGGCCGAAGACTCGTTGGTTTTCAAAAGAGACGGTTACAAGGAATTGCATGTAGCAGTAAAAGATCAGCCGCACTTGAACGTAGTATTAACAGGTACCAATGGTAGCGGGTATTATGATGAGATAGTTGATATACCCTTTGGCAAGCGCACCCGTCGCGAGCTTAATTATGCTGTTAGTGCCTTTAAAACCGATGATTTTCCTAAAATACCGGTGAGCAATTTATCAAGTATGCTGGCCGGTCGTTTCAGTGGTTTACTGGTGCAGCAAACCGGCAGCCAGCCCGGCACCGAAAATTTAACTTTTCAGGTGCGCGGTAAATCATCATATGCTCAAGGTTCAAACCCGGTGTTGTTGGTTGATGGTGTTGAGCGCGATTTCAGCGATATGGACCTCAACGAAATTGAAAGCGTAACCGTGCTAAAGGATGCGGCAGCGTTAAACTGGTATGGCCTTATTGGCGGCAATGGCGTAATACTGGTGAACACCCGCCATGGCAGGGCTAACCAAAATTTTATAAACTTTGATATTCAAGGTGGCTTTCAAAAGGTTGAAAACCTGATTAAGCCGTTAAACTCGTACAATTTTGCTACGCTGTACAATCAGGGATTAACCAATGCCGGTCAAGCCCCGGCTTATGATCAGGCAGCACTTACTGCTTATCAAAATCAAAGCAATCCTTATTTATTTCCTGATAATAACTACATCGACAGGTTTTTAAATAAAACTGCGCCGGTGCAACGTTACGCCGTATCATTAGGTGGCGGCAGCGAAAAGATACGCTACTTTACCAATATAAGTTATTATGACCAAAATGGCTTATTTAAGAATACCCCAAACCGATGA
- a CDS encoding RagB/SusD family nutrient uptake outer membrane protein has product MKKQLHHIYGAMLLLMALSGCSKDFFEPSYTEGPITEESIWITDRRVREYLNQGYNYLLGRYNVDNAGALLASASDEAVNSNLNSSINIINNGTWGPLRTIDEQYTNLYTGLRVANVFLEKSPTSTIYPVSDLTGLRGEAFFLRAMYHFELFKRYGQIVLANRSFEVGEDLNLPRNSVDDVVKSITTDCDSAINQIPAASTRDWDAANYGRATKAAGMALKAKALLIYASPLYNTVNDLTRWQNAANAAKALIDLNKHGLLSATDYPNLWDYTNTATSYNREVIFATPAGSINTIESNNAPIGFTGGLGRTNPTQDLVDAFEMRNGKPITDPTSGYNPQNPYLNRDTRLNQFIVYNGASFKTGSLTRNVETFDGGLDNVLTNVNSTKSGYYLRKFLSGNATYNVTTITNVRRPWVFFRYAETLLIYAEALNEVSGPTQPVYDAVNAVRVRAQMPALPAGLSQTDMRERIRNERRVELCFEEQRFYDVRRWKQGETYFNGPVRGMKITKSGTTLNYTPFVIENRVFSAKNYLYPLQQSEIDKADKLKQNPGYN; this is encoded by the coding sequence ATGAAGAAGCAATTACATCATATATACGGCGCAATGTTGCTGCTTATGGCGCTTTCGGGCTGTAGCAAAGACTTTTTTGAGCCATCATATACCGAAGGCCCTATTACCGAAGAATCCATTTGGATAACAGACCGCCGCGTGCGCGAATATCTTAACCAGGGATATAATTACCTGCTTGGCCGCTATAACGTAGACAATGCGGGGGCTTTGCTGGCCAGCGCAAGCGATGAGGCCGTAAACTCGAACCTCAATAGCAGCATCAATATCATAAACAACGGCACCTGGGGGCCGTTGCGCACCATTGACGAGCAGTATACCAACCTGTATACTGGTTTGCGGGTGGCCAACGTATTTTTAGAAAAATCGCCTACGAGTACTATTTACCCGGTGAGCGATTTAACGGGCTTACGCGGCGAGGCATTTTTCCTGAGAGCCATGTATCATTTTGAGTTATTTAAAAGATACGGGCAAATTGTGCTGGCTAACCGTTCATTTGAGGTGGGCGAGGATTTAAACCTGCCCCGCAATTCGGTTGACGATGTAGTAAAATCGATAACTACCGATTGCGATTCGGCCATCAATCAAATACCTGCTGCCTCAACCCGCGATTGGGATGCCGCCAATTACGGCCGTGCTACCAAAGCAGCCGGCATGGCGCTTAAAGCAAAAGCACTGTTGATATATGCCAGCCCGCTTTACAACACCGTTAATGATTTAACCCGTTGGCAAAATGCGGCCAATGCGGCCAAAGCACTTATAGACCTGAATAAGCACGGGCTATTAAGCGCTACTGATTACCCTAACCTTTGGGATTATACCAACACGGCTACATCTTACAATAGGGAAGTAATATTTGCTACTCCGGCAGGATCAATTAATACCATTGAGTCTAATAACGCACCTATTGGTTTTACAGGTGGCCTGGGCCGTACCAACCCTACGCAGGATTTGGTTGATGCCTTCGAGATGCGTAACGGTAAACCCATAACTGATCCAACATCAGGCTACAACCCGCAAAACCCTTATTTAAACCGCGATACCCGCCTAAACCAATTTATTGTTTACAACGGTGCCTCATTTAAAACCGGCAGTTTAACCCGTAACGTGGAAACTTTTGACGGCGGATTAGATAATGTGCTTACTAACGTAAACAGTACCAAATCGGGCTATTACCTGCGTAAGTTTTTAAGCGGTAATGCTACCTATAATGTGACTACCATAACCAACGTACGCCGCCCATGGGTGTTTTTCAGGTATGCCGAAACCTTATTAATTTATGCCGAAGCCCTGAACGAAGTATCGGGCCCAACCCAGCCGGTGTATGATGCTGTTAATGCGGTGCGTGTACGGGCACAAATGCCTGCATTGCCAGCCGGACTAAGCCAAACAGACATGCGTGAGCGTATACGCAACGAACGCCGTGTGGAGCTTTGTTTTGAAGAGCAGCGCTTTTATGATGTACGCCGCTGGAAACAGGGTGAAACTTATTTTAACGGCCCTGTGCGCGGTATGAAGATAACCAAATCGGGCACTACGCTTAATTACACACCTTTTGTTATCGAAAACAGGGTATTTAGCGCTAAAAATTACCTGTACCCGTTACAGCAATCCGAAATAGATAAAGCCGATAAGCTGAAGCAAAATCCCGGCTATAATTAA
- the bglX gene encoding beta-glucosidase BglX, which produces MYKVKISIISLALAGIQWSAVAQRKTINQRVDSVIRLMTLDEKIGQLNQYSGREVTGPLVKQNANMLNDIKLGKVGSMLNVQGVQNTRHVQEVAMQSRLKIPLLFGMDVIHGYKTIFPVPLAESATWDMDLIRLSAHIAAKEAAAVGLHWTFAPMVDIARDPRWGRIMEGAGEDTYLGNYIAKARVLGFQGEKLGGLDAVMACAKHFAAYGASSSGRDYNDVEMSDHQLWEIYLPPFKAAVDAGAATFMSSFNTLNGVPTAASNYLQRDILKGKWKYSGFVVSDWGSIDQMIKWGYVGNKKDAALKAIISGCDMDMMSYSYLEHLKELVTTKQVSITLIDDAVKRILVKKFELGLFEDPYRFCNEEREKTELNNPEHVKATLKVAQKSIVLLKNQDAVLPIQKTVKNIALIGPLADSKRDMQGAWAGANEAERVVTLLKGLQQKLGQDVRITYVKGAPIKTNDTTGFAEAVKAAKNADLVIMALGEAYDQSGESRSRAEIGLPGSQDDLFTAVQSTGKPVVAVLMAGRPLIFNNIANKANAVLYAWFLGDQAGNAIADVLTGAVNPSGKLPVTFPRSVGQIPLTYNDYKTGHPYNANVFQYQTGYIDVPNAPRFAFGYGLSYTTFKYSDLKLDKTTMAKNGKITAGFTLTNTGSRAGEEVVQLYIHDPVASVVQPTKKLKGFQKVVLNPGESKSITFTIDNETLSFYNQQLKWDSEPGKFKVMIGGASDDLKLQADFELK; this is translated from the coding sequence ATGTACAAAGTTAAAATAAGCATTATAAGCCTGGCGCTTGCGGGTATACAATGGAGTGCCGTTGCGCAGCGTAAAACCATCAACCAAAGGGTTGATTCGGTTATACGCCTCATGACGCTCGATGAAAAAATAGGTCAGCTCAACCAATACTCAGGCCGCGAGGTAACAGGTCCGTTGGTTAAGCAAAACGCCAATATGCTCAATGATATTAAACTGGGCAAAGTAGGCTCTATGCTTAACGTGCAGGGTGTGCAAAACACCCGCCATGTGCAGGAGGTGGCCATGCAATCGCGCCTTAAAATACCGCTGCTTTTTGGTATGGATGTAATACATGGCTATAAAACCATTTTCCCGGTACCGCTGGCCGAGTCGGCCACGTGGGATATGGATCTCATTCGCTTGTCGGCACACATAGCCGCCAAAGAGGCGGCCGCCGTTGGCCTGCACTGGACTTTTGCACCCATGGTTGACATTGCCCGCGACCCACGCTGGGGCCGTATTATGGAAGGTGCCGGAGAAGATACTTATTTAGGAAATTATATAGCTAAAGCCCGCGTACTGGGCTTTCAGGGCGAAAAACTGGGTGGTTTAGATGCTGTAATGGCTTGTGCCAAACACTTTGCCGCTTATGGTGCTTCATCATCGGGGCGCGATTATAATGATGTGGAAATGAGCGACCACCAGCTTTGGGAAATCTATTTGCCGCCGTTTAAGGCTGCGGTTGATGCCGGGGCTGCCACGTTTATGAGTTCGTTTAATACCCTTAATGGGGTGCCTACCGCCGCCAGCAATTACCTGCAACGCGATATTTTGAAAGGTAAATGGAAGTACAGCGGGTTTGTGGTGAGCGATTGGGGTTCAATAGACCAAATGATAAAGTGGGGATACGTGGGCAATAAAAAAGATGCTGCGTTGAAAGCCATCATTTCGGGGTGCGACATGGATATGATGAGCTACAGCTATCTCGAACATTTAAAGGAACTTGTAACTACCAAACAGGTAAGCATAACATTAATTGATGATGCCGTTAAACGCATTTTGGTTAAGAAATTTGAGTTGGGATTATTTGAAGACCCTTACCGTTTTTGTAACGAAGAACGTGAGAAAACCGAGCTAAATAACCCCGAACACGTAAAGGCAACGCTTAAAGTTGCACAAAAATCAATAGTGCTGCTTAAGAACCAGGATGCAGTTTTGCCAATACAAAAAACGGTTAAAAACATTGCCCTTATTGGTCCGCTTGCCGATTCGAAACGCGATATGCAAGGTGCCTGGGCCGGTGCTAACGAGGCCGAAAGGGTAGTTACACTGCTCAAAGGCTTACAGCAAAAGCTTGGACAAGATGTACGCATCACTTATGTTAAAGGAGCACCTATAAAAACCAACGATACCACAGGCTTTGCCGAAGCTGTGAAAGCAGCTAAAAACGCCGATTTGGTAATTATGGCTTTAGGCGAAGCTTACGACCAAAGCGGCGAATCGCGCTCGCGTGCCGAAATTGGTTTACCCGGCAGTCAGGATGATTTGTTTACAGCGGTGCAGTCAACCGGTAAACCTGTTGTAGCTGTGCTGATGGCTGGTCGTCCGCTTATATTTAATAACATTGCCAATAAGGCTAATGCTGTATTATATGCATGGTTCCTGGGCGACCAGGCCGGTAATGCCATTGCTGATGTATTGACGGGCGCTGTCAATCCTTCCGGAAAGTTACCGGTAACCTTCCCGCGCTCGGTGGGGCAAATTCCGTTAACGTATAATGATTATAAAACTGGTCACCCTTATAATGCCAATGTTTTCCAATATCAAACAGGGTATATTGATGTACCCAATGCGCCGCGCTTTGCCTTTGGGTACGGCTTAAGTTATACTACCTTCAAGTACTCCGATTTAAAGCTCGACAAAACCACTATGGCTAAAAACGGCAAAATAACCGCCGGTTTTACGCTGACCAACACCGGCAGCCGTGCAGGCGAAGAAGTGGTGCAATTATACATTCACGACCCTGTGGCTTCGGTAGTACAGCCAACCAAAAAGTTAAAAGGTTTCCAAAAAGTGGTCTTAAACCCCGGCGAATCAAAATCTATCACTTTTACTATTGATAACGAAACGTTGTCGTTTTATAACCAACAACTGAAATGGGACTCGGAACCGGGCAAATTCAAAGTGATGATTGGCGGCGCATCCGACGATCTGAAACTTCAGGCCGATTTTGAACTCAAGTAG
- a CDS encoding glycoside hydrolase family 3 C-terminal domain-containing protein, with protein sequence MFYKNSMSLKLVGTFVAIVLFNITVSVAQDKAPKLGKNSVKEVVAAMTLEEKALMVIGGGRDAAPSAFTDGSMVGNTAFRIPGAAGTTNAIPRLGIPAIVLADGPAGVRMDVKRKNDEHKYFATAFPSGTTLASTWNPEVVKRVGEAFGNEVKEFGADIILAPGVNIHRNPLGGRNFEYYSEDPVLTGEIAAGIINGIQSNAVGTSIKHFVANNQEANRAGVNAHIDERTLREIYLKGFEIAIKKSSPWTVMSSYNLLNGTHTSERKDLLTTLLRNEWNFKGYVMTDWGGKATNWVEQMKAGNDMIMPGNNKQIQRIISAVKNDSLDIKLLDANVERILNIIVRTPSFANYKFSNNPDLKAHAQISREAATEGLVLLKNDKEALPLQKKQGKVALFGNISYALIAGGWGSGDVNKAYTVSVAKGLTNAGYELDKEISGPYGQYNSNYRNWNKEFPVSDELINKKANECEVAVLTIGRNSGETKDRDLDYDYYLKPTELSLIERTSEAFHRQNKKLIIVLNICSPIDIKGWKDKADAIVLVWQPGMEGGDAITDVLSGKVNPSGKLPDTFAQNYDDIPSAKNFPGTPVDNPTDVIHEEGIYVGYRYFDTFKIQPAYEFGYGLSYTTFSFGSVKINHAVKDKVSASLTITNKGKVAGKEVVQLYISAPAKTMDKPMQELKAFSKTKLLQPGESQLISFELPVSALASFDNNQNAWVAEAGTYTFKIGSSSRQIKQTANFSMGKAVITQKVNSVLHPQAPIKVIKP encoded by the coding sequence ATGTTCTATAAAAATTCCATGTCGTTAAAGCTTGTAGGTACGTTTGTTGCCATTGTCCTGTTTAATATAACAGTTTCAGTTGCCCAAGATAAAGCACCTAAGCTGGGAAAAAACTCTGTTAAAGAAGTGGTTGCCGCCATGACGCTCGAAGAAAAAGCTTTAATGGTTATAGGGGGAGGGCGCGATGCCGCTCCCTCTGCATTTACCGATGGATCGATGGTGGGTAACACCGCTTTCCGTATTCCAGGAGCTGCCGGCACAACCAATGCCATACCACGTTTAGGCATACCGGCCATTGTTTTGGCCGATGGCCCTGCCGGGGTACGCATGGATGTGAAGCGCAAAAATGATGAGCATAAATACTTTGCTACCGCTTTTCCGTCGGGTACCACGTTGGCCTCAACCTGGAACCCCGAAGTAGTTAAACGTGTTGGCGAAGCCTTTGGTAACGAGGTTAAAGAGTTTGGAGCCGATATTATACTGGCACCCGGCGTAAACATTCACCGTAACCCGCTGGGAGGGCGTAATTTTGAGTATTACTCCGAAGACCCGGTTTTAACCGGCGAAATTGCTGCGGGTATCATTAACGGTATACAATCTAACGCGGTAGGCACATCCATAAAACACTTTGTGGCCAATAACCAGGAGGCCAATCGTGCTGGTGTTAATGCCCACATTGATGAACGTACCCTGCGCGAGATCTACCTCAAAGGTTTCGAGATTGCTATCAAAAAGTCTTCGCCATGGACGGTGATGTCATCTTATAACCTACTTAACGGCACACATACGTCTGAACGTAAAGATCTGCTCACAACTTTACTTCGCAACGAGTGGAACTTTAAAGGCTACGTAATGACCGATTGGGGCGGCAAGGCCACTAACTGGGTTGAGCAAATGAAAGCCGGAAATGACATGATAATGCCGGGCAACAACAAGCAAATTCAGCGCATTATATCAGCCGTAAAAAACGACTCGCTTGACATAAAGTTGCTTGATGCTAACGTGGAGCGTATACTAAATATCATTGTGCGCACGCCAAGTTTTGCAAACTATAAATTCAGCAATAACCCCGATTTAAAAGCCCACGCACAAATATCGCGCGAGGCCGCAACTGAGGGTTTGGTGCTGCTCAAGAATGATAAAGAAGCGTTGCCATTGCAAAAAAAACAAGGTAAGGTTGCCTTGTTTGGTAACATCAGCTATGCACTTATTGCAGGCGGATGGGGTAGCGGCGATGTAAATAAGGCCTACACTGTATCAGTGGCCAAGGGCTTAACCAATGCCGGGTACGAACTGGATAAAGAAATATCAGGCCCGTACGGGCAGTACAATTCAAACTACCGTAACTGGAACAAAGAGTTTCCTGTATCAGATGAGCTCATCAACAAAAAAGCAAATGAATGCGAAGTTGCCGTACTTACCATAGGCCGTAACAGCGGCGAAACCAAAGACCGTGATCTTGATTACGATTATTACCTCAAGCCAACCGAACTTTCGCTTATTGAGCGTACATCCGAAGCATTTCATCGCCAAAACAAAAAATTAATAATTGTCCTCAATATTTGCAGCCCGATAGATATCAAAGGCTGGAAAGATAAAGCCGATGCCATTGTATTGGTCTGGCAACCGGGTATGGAAGGAGGCGACGCTATTACCGATGTATTGAGCGGTAAGGTAAATCCATCGGGTAAATTGCCTGATACGTTTGCGCAAAATTATGATGATATCCCATCGGCCAAAAACTTCCCGGGTACGCCTGTTGATAACCCTACCGATGTTATACATGAAGAAGGCATTTATGTAGGCTACCGTTATTTTGATACATTCAAAATTCAGCCTGCTTACGAGTTTGGCTATGGCTTGTCGTACACCACTTTCAGCTTCGGTTCAGTAAAAATTAACCACGCTGTAAAAGACAAGGTTTCGGCATCGTTAACTATAACCAATAAAGGCAAGGTTGCTGGTAAAGAGGTGGTGCAGCTTTATATTTCGGCACCTGCCAAAACAATGGATAAGCCTATGCAGGAACTCAAGGCTTTCAGTAAAACCAAGCTTTTACAACCGGGCGAATCGCAACTCATCTCTTTTGAGCTACCTGTTTCCGCTTTAGCGTCTTTTGATAACAACCAAAATGCCTGGGTAGCCGAAGCTGGCACTTATACCTTCAAGATTGGGAGCTCGTCAAGGCAAATTAAGCAAACGGCTAACTTCAGCATGGGTAAAGCCGTGATTACCCAAAAGGTAAATTCAGTTTTGCATCCGCAGGCTCCAATCAAAGTAATCAAACCTTAA